A single genomic interval of Zobellia nedashkovskayae harbors:
- a CDS encoding FG-GAP-like repeat-containing protein, whose protein sequence is MMEKSCFFIRVIIFVSIGLAVSCSPSPEKKAAVLYNTQCAACHLLPAIEDLPKHIWQNGVLPDMAARMGIKDSTVNIFKNVSFREQHAILKSGIYPNRPSLTLEDWNLLKNYIISLAPDSLPSSINLNDYSELVQFTSKPIKLDSIPGTFITFLQFDNLNHSIITGDLNGDLVNYNFNKSESHTLINAGSAITAYSKKNESTFITNAGNLNPSEIANGYIQMKTDDTLEQLPIILHRPIHTVVQDLNKDGEDELVVSEFGNFTGSLSILTKKKDEEYQKGILLNQPGAIRTIVKDMNADGKDDLITLTAQGRESITILYQHDNLEFDAEPVINFSPVYGTSWFELIDYDGDGDDDIVTVHGDNADKSYVHKPYHGLRIHINDGANHFEEKFFFPLNGATRVVANDFDQDGDVDFGIVATFPDYLKSPESSFVYLENKNADSFKFQPFTFPESKLGRWLLMDKGDVDDDGDQDIILSSFTYSFTPVPKNISSLWKESKVDLMVLENKLK, encoded by the coding sequence ATGATGGAAAAAAGTTGCTTCTTTATTCGGGTAATCATTTTTGTAAGCATTGGATTAGCTGTTTCTTGTTCCCCTTCTCCAGAAAAAAAAGCGGCAGTCTTATATAATACTCAATGTGCAGCCTGCCATTTGCTACCTGCCATTGAAGACCTTCCTAAACACATTTGGCAAAATGGAGTTCTACCCGACATGGCCGCAAGAATGGGAATTAAGGATTCTACAGTAAATATTTTTAAGAATGTTTCATTTAGAGAGCAGCATGCTATTTTAAAGAGCGGTATTTACCCAAACAGACCCTCTTTAACTTTGGAGGATTGGAATCTTTTAAAAAACTATATCATTTCTTTGGCTCCAGACTCTTTACCCTCCAGTATTAATTTGAATGATTACAGTGAATTAGTTCAGTTTACTTCTAAACCTATTAAATTGGACAGCATCCCAGGAACATTCATCACTTTTTTACAATTTGACAACCTTAACCATTCTATTATTACGGGTGATTTAAATGGAGACTTAGTAAATTATAATTTCAATAAAAGTGAATCTCATACTTTAATAAATGCTGGTAGTGCCATTACAGCATATTCAAAAAAGAATGAATCTACCTTCATCACCAACGCCGGAAATTTAAATCCATCAGAGATTGCCAATGGCTATATTCAGATGAAGACTGATGATACTCTTGAGCAATTACCAATTATTCTTCATAGACCGATTCATACTGTGGTACAGGATTTAAATAAAGATGGGGAAGATGAGCTAGTGGTCTCAGAGTTCGGTAATTTCACCGGAAGCTTATCTATACTTACAAAAAAGAAAGATGAAGAATATCAAAAAGGAATTCTATTAAATCAACCAGGTGCAATCCGTACAATTGTGAAAGATATGAATGCTGATGGAAAGGACGACTTAATAACTCTTACCGCACAAGGAAGAGAAAGTATTACTATCCTATATCAGCATGATAATTTAGAATTCGATGCCGAGCCTGTTATTAATTTTAGCCCGGTCTATGGAACTAGTTGGTTTGAACTCATAGACTATGATGGAGATGGAGATGATGATATTGTTACCGTACATGGTGATAATGCAGACAAAAGCTATGTTCACAAACCGTATCATGGTCTTCGCATACATATTAATGATGGTGCAAATCATTTTGAAGAGAAATTTTTCTTCCCCTTAAATGGTGCTACCAGAGTAGTTGCAAACGATTTTGACCAAGATGGTGATGTTGATTTTGGAATAGTAGCTACATTTCCTGATTATTTAAAAAGTCCCGAGTCATCATTTGTCTATTTAGAAAACAAAAATGCTGACAGCTTCAAATTTCAACCATTTACGTTTCCTGAGTCTAAACTAGGAAGATGGTTGTTAATGGACAAAGGTGATGTTGATGATGACGGTGATCAAGATATTATCCTAAGTTCATTTACATATAGCTTTACTCCTGTTCCAAAAAATATTTCTTCACTTTGGAAAGAATCTAAAGTTGATTTAATGGTGCTTGAAAACAAACTGAAATAG
- a CDS encoding T9SS type B sorting domain-containing protein yields the protein MLPKKKQRILYALLLMTFSVVCTSAIAGKTAFKIYDEVASAVKEVVTVKSKATDNAKTISNTSLTSSTAKKVAAAPPMFATIIQNADEEVGCTADGSTVARFNLCGDSDDQIISLSGSYSDVSWQVLGGSCSPNINQDCPNTNISCYTEVATTDTFQLDASAISASTGAEYRVVADGQQYFFKVKKSTISYGISSKDYVCNNPGRIEITGLPNSYQFQLLEGGAIVRPYQSSSIFSTLDAGTYTVQARLNITGELCEYLIGPIEIEQVDIDIDVTFTNPVCSGETGTIDVSINPEVPGPYVYTLLDDSGAEIEFTSTISSNTYTFGAVSEGTYAVKVETNDCKEDIPNGIAAPIEYSDTSGDPITVGTGLSPITVATDTNGMSFGCSTISSIDIDVTPSGGSGTYSYTVSDGGDSGGNFTGTSSYTVTSPGTYTFFITDDQGCTAEKSEYVAELTPPDVTAADIVGTCTNGGGKVEFTVTDPKGFNLEYRVNVGDSFTSSSTIPVVDGTYTGVEVQYSQGAFTCVLALPDVTVTSAGGLSGSASLTQDYTCANAGGIIDFAVATGGSGTGYEYSINNTTYQPGTSFTGLAPGNYIPYIKDDAGCFQALTPIDISEPIPPTSITFAQDDLDCSTGTSRVTIDVLPATFAVTQYEIISSTPTTTLPAAQASNVFPGLALDTSYQFEITDANGCTYPASFTTGGFSTIRARVKSGGDRRVCPGATDGTGAFLVDGYGVDYDYTVNRTAPTAAVITTGTSTDLEIPITGLGAGTYEITVTDNETNCTSTTSFDVEEAATPLSITAAETAMSCQNNNIGRVTGTATGGFGGYNYELQWPTPTTVQGPKTGRTFGNLTEEGTYTLTVTDSEGCSASTTFVLTSVDAPTITTGAIDYCYSATNDGEITVSSTAGTAALTTHEYRINGGTLVPGVAGSHTFTGLVPGNYTIEVVDANGCTASTSAIRIPPQIQVSLDLNREIDCGGDGEMQITVSGGDISNLASTSYTIFRDGVAVPAHTALPLPSNTFDYTMTFTEFGDYTVEVSDNNSCSILSEPLTFAEPTNIAATERVVGPSCGDANSGFVEVIPTVSSGVPPFEVVFAPVGELQSNPLDPNSPTGDAITYNYSDQTVYSGLAAGDYEYVVRDARNCVTAVTVVSVVTDPIGAPDATVTPIDATCTTGDLSGGVIVDLPTTGVENYTVVIEDNFGNPFYTQNDVTDTDFPLTINDTSLIPGNYQVIVLDSRGCNDIEPFIIDSASLDITPIYPTPPPTCSPGGTTVCVDITGGTSGSYEVRLLENPALAWETPNGAPALPDQHCFSGLLWGASYTVEVRDTVTNCTYEEVITLPDGPGLNVTLTIDNATCYNGNVGLEYTITSGTGPYNVIITDLDTGVEEVNLSNSVVTNDLIQVPAGHYGISVEDTTTFCSGGAEDEAILNLPRVDVIDNQNANCNALGQITVRANGGTAPYEFAFVVQGTLAPGVAPAPSEFDSSPTKELAGSLTGVTYDIWVRDAGGCPASTSAAIIQLNPDLPLLDPVVDNQCDVTATAAGGFDITLSLPGDFETPTFTLNGISQTVAHSGDPAINTTATFTVNSVGSYAYNIIDANGCEVDGVAEVYQVLTASGDFTIEPNCEEEDGTITITSDGGSGNFNYTLTGTDFDGNPVSMTILDDGDDAIFNDVVDFTSVPPGTYDVIIEDQIVRDGVGQCSTSVNSIIRSAPISPEIFETGETDVSCNGLGDGSISASIVAGTDVDGIKEYNLYISDLASMPGNYDVTSRFRTEISGSFTGLDPGTYVLEVVTDRNCFDREEVVIIDPPAFTVDASAGTLLCEVGANRYSTTILTATVNGVGNGADYGFKINATDSYQTTSSNTMDFVIVDTGVQQTFNVYAIDSNGCEYISADVVIDPPNNVTATITQVSPMDCENPERVRVTVTGSTNFIIEDQGFSVSPVGDETQPSGSFIEFDLPMVAGEYNLRVNDIGGCTYPIAAYVVDEPVLPTVVITESEAVGCFGALDGELSIDVSSFTGIYEYWVYDSTDPGFTGGTFGTPVNGNSNGIVDIATDGNPFIITGLEGGNHRVVIRESNKTVDGCKVFSNVTVLSTPSTALAITTLDEIGRVGCSNDLGEIVATTEGGWDASPYEYMLEYEATVGSGFAPHSNPAYADFATNGSNNTFTGLSSGNYRVTVRDIEGCTDTFERELVEVPQIEVEAIITRELECPTGNDAIILAVDPTDSATPGAIGGVPGAGYQYRLLHLADNDNTNIVSTTGYQSSPEFSGTTGVIPGGWYAVEVVSTLNCGVVSAPIQVIPPPPINPALIQTSVPACGNAATMMIRVNNPQGGTYEYSVNGSGGPWTLISGTDANGLPVAANIPGTIGSSYRYEVRKVGSLSSCLAVKTNGITITDAEALSIDINSPTFDVSCAYEVDGRIEAIANGGTGIYEFRVYNSDPGTDAFAAETMPTYENRAFQDFGTFENLDAGSYWISVISRANCGVVQGPFVIDPAIPVDIIGNSTPTTCFGETDGTITMEVTSATGGLVQFAIEPHLSEFFSDPDNPTTYTFTDLQANTPSNPSYTVLAQDAEGCPQTFEIIVSEPEELEITDFDTTPETCIGFEDGTAQITVTGGTPFVDPVTMDEYYETRLVGPNSDGTEVFLRNDNLSFDDLIGGEGYLVFVQDANGCDTNVLIPIEIGVDLTASPLVQYGCEGIFPNSTASVQMQEESLIPDLLFALDPIDPTDAITALATTERSWGDLPAGDHTVYIYHENGCTEFVEFSIEAYDPLTLIAEKTGPNEITATAEGGFGGYEFFFDGESYGSEGLYTTTESGEVEIRVVDENGCVAVAVIPFEFTGMLEIPNFFTPNGDNENDFWAPGNREFFPNIEVIIYDRYGRVVAELDQVNKWDGLYEGKELPTGDYWYVVNQNDDRDIRYVGHFTLYR from the coding sequence ATGCTCCCAAAAAAAAAACAGCGTATTCTGTACGCTCTACTGTTGATGACCTTTTCAGTAGTCTGTACTTCTGCAATTGCAGGCAAGACGGCTTTCAAAATTTACGATGAAGTAGCCTCTGCCGTAAAGGAAGTGGTCACTGTAAAAAGTAAAGCCACTGACAATGCAAAAACAATTTCTAACACGTCGTTAACGAGTAGCACAGCCAAAAAGGTTGCTGCCGCTCCACCAATGTTTGCAACCATCATTCAGAATGCGGATGAAGAAGTAGGTTGTACTGCAGATGGTTCTACGGTGGCACGATTTAATCTTTGTGGTGATTCTGATGACCAGATTATTTCGCTTTCTGGTTCATATAGTGATGTCTCATGGCAAGTTTTAGGTGGTAGTTGTAGTCCTAATATAAACCAAGATTGTCCCAATACAAATATATCATGTTATACAGAGGTTGCTACCACTGACACGTTTCAATTAGATGCTAGTGCAATCTCAGCTTCAACAGGTGCAGAATATCGTGTAGTAGCAGATGGGCAACAATACTTCTTTAAGGTTAAGAAAAGTACCATATCATATGGTATTTCATCAAAAGATTATGTTTGTAATAACCCAGGTAGAATTGAAATTACGGGACTTCCTAATAGCTATCAATTTCAACTTCTTGAAGGGGGAGCTATTGTTAGACCTTATCAATCTTCCTCTATTTTTTCTACTTTAGACGCTGGTACTTATACAGTTCAGGCAAGGTTGAACATTACAGGAGAGCTTTGTGAGTATTTAATTGGTCCTATAGAGATAGAACAAGTAGATATTGACATTGATGTAACTTTTACAAATCCCGTTTGTAGCGGAGAGACAGGTACTATTGATGTTTCGATTAACCCTGAAGTTCCTGGTCCTTATGTATATACTCTTTTAGATGATAGTGGTGCAGAAATTGAGTTTACCTCTACCATTTCTAGTAACACCTATACTTTTGGAGCGGTAAGTGAAGGTACTTATGCCGTAAAGGTAGAAACCAATGATTGTAAAGAAGACATTCCTAATGGTATTGCAGCTCCTATAGAATATTCAGATACCAGTGGTGACCCAATTACGGTAGGTACGGGTTTAAGCCCAATTACAGTAGCTACAGATACCAACGGTATGAGTTTTGGATGTTCTACCATATCTAGTATAGATATAGATGTAACCCCTTCAGGAGGTTCGGGTACATATAGTTATACGGTTAGTGATGGCGGAGATTCTGGCGGTAATTTCACGGGCACTAGTTCTTATACGGTTACCAGCCCTGGTACCTACACTTTTTTCATTACAGATGATCAAGGCTGTACAGCCGAGAAATCTGAATATGTTGCTGAATTAACTCCCCCGGATGTTACTGCAGCAGATATTGTTGGTACCTGTACCAATGGTGGTGGAAAAGTTGAATTTACAGTTACCGACCCCAAAGGTTTTAACTTAGAATATAGAGTTAATGTAGGTGACTCATTTACAAGTTCTTCTACAATACCTGTTGTAGATGGAACGTATACGGGAGTTGAAGTTCAATATTCTCAAGGTGCTTTTACTTGTGTATTGGCATTACCTGACGTTACGGTTACTTCAGCTGGTGGTCTTAGCGGTTCTGCTTCGTTAACACAAGATTACACCTGTGCAAATGCAGGTGGTATAATTGATTTTGCAGTTGCTACGGGCGGTTCTGGAACGGGTTACGAATACAGTATTAATAATACCACGTATCAACCAGGAACCTCTTTTACCGGGTTGGCACCAGGAAATTATATTCCTTATATTAAGGATGATGCCGGTTGTTTCCAAGCATTGACACCAATTGATATTTCGGAACCAATACCTCCAACGTCCATTACTTTTGCCCAAGATGATCTTGACTGTTCTACAGGAACAAGTAGAGTTACTATAGATGTGTTACCAGCAACTTTTGCGGTTACACAATATGAAATTATTTCTTCTACTCCTACAACAACACTTCCTGCTGCACAGGCTAGTAATGTTTTTCCAGGTTTAGCTTTGGATACATCTTATCAGTTTGAAATTACTGATGCCAATGGCTGTACGTATCCTGCAAGTTTTACAACGGGTGGCTTTAGTACCATTAGAGCACGTGTAAAATCAGGTGGAGACAGACGCGTATGTCCTGGAGCTACAGATGGTACCGGTGCTTTCTTAGTAGATGGTTATGGTGTTGATTATGATTATACTGTAAATAGAACAGCTCCTACTGCTGCGGTTATTACTACAGGAACGAGTACTGATTTAGAAATTCCTATTACAGGTTTAGGTGCTGGTACCTATGAAATTACGGTAACCGATAATGAAACCAATTGTACTTCTACAACTTCTTTTGATGTAGAAGAAGCGGCAACTCCATTGAGTATTACTGCGGCAGAAACCGCAATGAGTTGTCAGAATAATAATATTGGTAGGGTAACCGGAACCGCTACTGGTGGTTTTGGTGGATATAACTATGAATTACAATGGCCTACTCCAACTACGGTACAAGGACCAAAAACAGGACGTACATTCGGTAATTTAACAGAGGAAGGAACCTATACCTTAACAGTAACCGATTCTGAAGGATGTTCAGCTTCAACAACTTTTGTTCTTACTAGTGTTGATGCGCCAACTATTACAACAGGTGCAATAGATTACTGTTATTCAGCTACAAATGATGGAGAAATTACGGTTTCTTCGACTGCGGGTACAGCTGCCTTGACAACACATGAATATAGAATCAATGGCGGAACATTGGTTCCTGGTGTAGCAGGCTCACATACTTTTACAGGCTTAGTTCCTGGTAACTATACTATTGAAGTGGTTGATGCTAACGGATGTACGGCTTCTACCTCAGCAATAAGAATACCGCCACAAATTCAAGTTAGTCTTGACTTGAACCGTGAGATAGATTGTGGAGGTGATGGAGAAATGCAGATTACGGTTTCTGGTGGAGATATTTCTAATTTAGCTTCTACCTCATATACAATTTTCAGAGATGGAGTTGCGGTTCCTGCCCATACGGCACTTCCACTCCCATCCAATACTTTCGACTATACTATGACTTTTACGGAGTTTGGAGATTATACGGTTGAGGTATCTGATAATAATAGTTGTAGCATTTTATCCGAACCTCTAACGTTCGCAGAACCTACTAATATAGCAGCTACAGAAAGAGTAGTAGGTCCAAGTTGTGGTGATGCAAATAGCGGTTTTGTTGAGGTAATCCCAACAGTATCTTCAGGAGTGCCACCATTTGAGGTAGTATTTGCTCCAGTAGGTGAGTTACAGTCTAATCCTTTAGATCCAAATAGTCCAACAGGTGATGCTATTACCTATAATTATTCAGATCAAACTGTATATTCCGGATTGGCAGCAGGAGATTACGAGTATGTAGTTAGGGATGCAAGAAATTGTGTTACTGCTGTAACTGTAGTTTCGGTAGTAACAGATCCTATAGGTGCACCAGACGCAACGGTAACTCCTATTGATGCTACTTGTACAACAGGAGATTTGTCAGGAGGCGTAATAGTTGACCTTCCAACAACAGGAGTTGAGAACTATACTGTTGTAATCGAAGATAATTTCGGAAATCCTTTCTACACGCAAAATGATGTTACAGATACAGATTTTCCGCTTACAATTAATGACACAAGCCTTATCCCTGGGAATTACCAGGTAATAGTTTTAGATTCCAGAGGATGTAATGATATTGAGCCTTTCATTATTGATTCGGCTAGTTTAGACATTACCCCAATATATCCAACACCACCACCTACCTGTAGCCCTGGTGGGACTACAGTATGTGTTGATATTACAGGAGGTACTTCCGGTAGCTATGAAGTTCGTTTGTTGGAAAATCCGGCTTTAGCTTGGGAAACTCCAAATGGAGCACCAGCTTTACCAGACCAGCATTGTTTTAGTGGTCTACTTTGGGGGGCTTCTTATACTGTAGAAGTAAGGGATACGGTAACAAATTGTACATATGAAGAAGTCATTACTTTACCAGATGGACCAGGTTTAAATGTAACCTTGACCATTGATAACGCCACGTGCTACAATGGTAATGTTGGACTAGAATATACGATTACATCAGGTACTGGACCATACAATGTAATCATTACAGATCTTGATACTGGGGTTGAAGAGGTTAACCTGTCAAATTCAGTAGTAACGAATGATCTTATTCAGGTACCTGCTGGACATTATGGCATTTCTGTTGAGGATACAACCACATTTTGTAGTGGAGGAGCTGAAGACGAAGCAATTTTAAACCTACCACGTGTAGATGTTATTGACAATCAAAATGCGAATTGTAATGCTCTAGGACAAATTACAGTTAGAGCTAATGGCGGAACTGCGCCTTATGAGTTTGCTTTTGTAGTACAAGGTACATTAGCTCCTGGTGTTGCACCAGCGCCATCAGAATTTGATAGTTCGCCAACCAAAGAATTGGCGGGTTCTTTAACGGGTGTTACTTATGATATTTGGGTAAGGGATGCAGGTGGTTGTCCGGCAAGTACATCAGCGGCAATAATTCAATTAAACCCTGACTTGCCGTTATTAGACCCTGTAGTTGATAATCAATGTGATGTAACAGCAACTGCTGCAGGTGGATTTGATATAACATTAAGTTTACCAGGAGATTTTGAGACACCTACTTTTACACTTAATGGTATTAGTCAGACCGTTGCACATTCCGGTGATCCAGCTATTAATACAACAGCTACATTTACAGTAAACAGTGTTGGATCTTATGCCTATAATATTATAGACGCAAATGGTTGTGAAGTTGATGGAGTTGCCGAAGTATATCAGGTGTTAACTGCATCTGGTGACTTCACCATAGAACCTAATTGTGAAGAAGAGGATGGTACTATAACAATTACTTCTGACGGTGGTAGTGGTAACTTTAATTATACACTAACAGGAACTGATTTTGATGGAAACCCTGTAAGTATGACCATTCTTGATGATGGTGATGATGCTATATTTAATGATGTTGTTGATTTTACAAGTGTACCTCCGGGAACTTATGATGTAATAATTGAAGATCAAATTGTCCGTGATGGAGTAGGTCAATGTTCTACTTCGGTGAACAGTATAATTCGATCAGCACCAATATCTCCAGAGATTTTTGAAACAGGAGAAACAGATGTAAGTTGTAATGGATTAGGTGACGGAAGTATTTCTGCATCAATTGTTGCAGGTACTGATGTAGATGGTATTAAAGAATACAACTTGTATATAAGTGATTTGGCTTCTATGCCAGGAAACTATGACGTTACTTCTCGTTTTAGAACAGAAATTTCAGGTTCTTTTACAGGTCTAGATCCAGGTACTTATGTATTGGAGGTGGTAACCGATAGAAATTGTTTTGATAGAGAAGAAGTGGTAATTATTGATCCACCTGCTTTTACGGTTGATGCTTCTGCCGGTACCTTATTATGTGAGGTTGGAGCTAATAGATATAGCACAACAATACTAACTGCGACCGTTAATGGTGTAGGTAATGGAGCGGACTACGGATTTAAGATTAATGCTACAGATAGTTACCAAACTACGAGCAGTAACACTATGGATTTTGTAATAGTGGATACTGGGGTGCAGCAAACGTTTAACGTCTATGCGATTGATAGTAATGGCTGTGAGTACATTAGTGCAGATGTGGTCATTGACCCTCCTAATAATGTAACAGCAACAATTACTCAGGTGTCTCCAATGGATTGTGAAAATCCTGAACGAGTTCGTGTAACCGTTACGGGCAGCACCAACTTTATTATTGAAGATCAAGGTTTTTCAGTATCACCAGTAGGTGATGAGACGCAACCAAGCGGTAGTTTTATAGAATTTGACCTTCCGATGGTAGCTGGCGAATATAATTTACGAGTAAATGATATTGGAGGTTGTACGTATCCAATTGCTGCTTATGTTGTAGATGAACCTGTATTGCCAACGGTAGTAATTACAGAATCAGAAGCTGTAGGTTGCTTTGGAGCACTTGATGGGGAATTAAGTATTGATGTAAGCAGTTTTACAGGAATCTATGAATATTGGGTTTACGATTCTACTGACCCAGGCTTTACTGGTGGAACTTTTGGTACACCTGTTAATGGTAACTCAAATGGAATTGTAGATATCGCTACTGATGGAAATCCTTTTATCATTACAGGACTAGAAGGAGGTAATCACCGTGTTGTAATTCGCGAAAGCAATAAAACGGTTGATGGATGTAAAGTGTTCAGCAATGTAACGGTATTAAGTACGCCCAGCACTGCGTTAGCTATCACTACTTTAGATGAAATTGGCAGAGTAGGTTGTAGTAATGACTTAGGTGAAATTGTAGCCACCACGGAAGGTGGATGGGATGCTTCCCCTTATGAATACATGTTAGAATATGAAGCTACTGTGGGTAGTGGTTTTGCACCACATTCGAATCCCGCTTATGCTGATTTTGCAACCAATGGAAGTAATAATACTTTTACCGGGCTATCTAGTGGAAACTATAGAGTAACGGTAAGAGATATTGAGGGCTGTACGGATACTTTTGAGCGAGAGCTTGTAGAAGTGCCACAAATTGAGGTAGAAGCTATTATTACTAGAGAACTTGAATGCCCAACAGGTAATGATGCCATAATATTAGCCGTTGATCCAACAGATAGTGCAACACCAGGAGCAATTGGTGGCGTGCCCGGTGCTGGATACCAGTACAGGTTATTACACTTAGCAGATAATGATAATACTAATATAGTATCTACGACTGGTTACCAGAGCAGTCCAGAGTTTTCTGGTACAACGGGAGTTATTCCTGGTGGTTGGTATGCTGTTGAGGTAGTATCTACATTAAATTGTGGTGTGGTTTCCGCACCTATTCAGGTAATTCCGCCACCACCAATTAACCCGGCATTAATTCAAACATCTGTTCCTGCATGTGGTAATGCGGCAACTATGATGATTCGTGTGAATAATCCACAAGGCGGAACTTATGAGTATAGCGTGAATGGATCAGGTGGACCTTGGACTCTTATTAGTGGAACAGATGCAAATGGTTTGCCAGTAGCAGCAAACATACCGGGAACCATTGGTTCTTCATATCGTTATGAAGTTCGTAAGGTTGGTAGTTTAAGTTCTTGTTTGGCAGTGAAGACCAACGGTATTACTATTACAGATGCAGAAGCGTTGAGTATAGATATAAACTCTCCTACTTTTGATGTTTCGTGTGCCTATGAAGTAGATGGTAGAATAGAAGCGATTGCTAATGGAGGTACCGGTATTTACGAGTTTAGAGTTTATAACTCAGACCCGGGTACAGATGCATTTGCTGCTGAGACAATGCCGACTTATGAAAACCGTGCATTTCAAGATTTCGGAACGTTCGAAAACCTAGATGCAGGTAGTTACTGGATATCGGTTATTAGCCGTGCTAATTGTGGAGTTGTTCAGGGTCCATTTGTTATTGATCCGGCAATTCCAGTAGACATTATAGGTAATAGTACACCCACTACCTGTTTTGGTGAAACGGATGGTACCATTACAATGGAGGTAACCAGTGCAACGGGAGGATTGGTGCAGTTTGCTATTGAACCTCATTTAAGTGAGTTCTTTAGTGATCCAGATAACCCAACAACGTATACGTTTACGGATTTACAGGCTAATACGCCTAGCAATCCATCATATACGGTATTGGCACAAGATGCAGAAGGTTGTCCGCAAACTTTTGAGATTATTGTAAGTGAACCTGAAGAACTAGAAATCACAGATTTTGATACGACGCCAGAGACCTGTATAGGTTTTGAAGATGGTACTGCGCAAATAACAGTAACCGGTGGTACGCCATTTGTAGATCCTGTAACTATGGATGAATATTATGAGACCCGTTTAGTTGGTCCTAATTCAGACGGAACTGAGGTTTTCTTGAGAAACGATAATTTATCTTTTGATGATTTGATAGGTGGAGAAGGTTATTTAGTTTTCGTTCAAGATGCTAATGGATGTGATACCAATGTTCTAATTCCTATAGAAATAGGAGTTGATTTAACAGCATCTCCTTTGGTGCAGTATGGTTGTGAGGGTATTTTCCCTAATAGTACGGCTTCGGTTCAGATGCAAGAGGAAAGTTTAATTCCTGACTTGTTATTCGCATTAGATCCAATTGACCCAACTGATGCCATTACTGCTTTAGCAACGACAGAACGTTCTTGGGGTGATTTACCAGCGGGAGACCATACGGTATACATCTATCATGAAAATGGTTGTACAGAATTTGTTGAGTTTTCCATTGAGGCATATGACCCATTAACCCTAATAGCTGAAAAAACTGGACCAAACGAGATTACAGCAACAGCTGAAGGTGGTTTTGGTGGCTATGAGTTCTTCTTTGACGGAGAGTCTTACGGAAGCGAAGGATTGTATACAACAACAGAAAGTGGTGAAGTTGAAATTCGCGTAGTTGATGAAAATGGTTGTGTGGCAGTTGCCGTCATTCCGTTTGAGTTTACTGGAATGCTAGAGATACCAAATTTCTTTACGCCTAATGGTGATAATGAAAATGATTTCTGGGCACCGGGCAACCGAGAGTTCTTCCCGAATATTGAAGTAATTATCTACGACCGTTATGGTAGGGTAGTTGCTGAGCTGGACCAAGTAAATAAATGGGACGGTCTTTATGAAGGCAAGGAGCTACCAACTGGCGATTACTGGTATGTAGTGAATCAAAATGATGATAGAGATATACGTTATGTTGGGCATTTTACCCTTTACCGTTAA
- a CDS encoding carboxylesterase family protein: protein MLQRLYFILLCFVLQSCAAQSKYKLVDAEQETVIKENYSYYLYYPEGYEENTEEKYPLLLFLHGGGESGDSLVYVKRNGPPKLIQRGKKFPFLILAPQNPQKKMWWNTRSVMQLLDTIVENNRVDKNRIYLTGLSRGGGAAWEIAVQYPEKFAAMAVVCGMTPLPYASWIDKKMPIWVFHGEEDESIPISESETMVAKLKSMNYDIRFTRYPGVGHDSWIQAYDNEELYEWFMEQERP, encoded by the coding sequence ATGCTTCAAAGATTATATTTCATTTTGCTTTGTTTCGTATTACAAAGTTGTGCTGCCCAATCTAAATATAAATTGGTTGATGCAGAGCAAGAAACGGTAATCAAAGAGAACTATAGCTATTACTTGTATTATCCGGAAGGTTACGAAGAAAACACGGAAGAAAAGTACCCCCTTTTATTATTTCTTCACGGAGGAGGAGAATCTGGCGATAGTTTGGTGTACGTAAAAAGAAATGGCCCACCAAAATTGATTCAAAGAGGAAAGAAATTCCCTTTCTTGATATTAGCTCCCCAAAATCCACAGAAAAAAATGTGGTGGAATACACGCTCTGTAATGCAGTTACTGGACACTATTGTAGAGAATAACCGAGTTGATAAAAACAGAATTTATCTAACCGGACTTAGTAGAGGCGGAGGAGCAGCTTGGGAAATAGCCGTCCAGTATCCAGAAAAATTTGCCGCAATGGCTGTGGTCTGTGGTATGACACCATTGCCGTATGCTTCTTGGATAGATAAAAAAATGCCTATTTGGGTCTTTCATGGGGAAGAAGATGAGTCTATTCCAATTTCAGAATCAGAAACCATGGTGGCAAAATTAAAAAGTATGAATTACGATATCCGTTTTACAAGATACCCAGGTGTAGGTCACGATTCGTGGATACAAGCTTATGATAACGAGGAGTTGTATGAATGGTTTATGGAGCAGGAGCGGCCGTAG